The Chanos chanos chromosome 6, fChaCha1.1, whole genome shotgun sequence genome includes a region encoding these proteins:
- the sulf2a gene encoding extracellular sulfatase Sulf-2a — protein sequence MAEWRMASLLFLLWLFSLTHGSMYLSSQRSRSRLQRDRRNVRPNVILILTDDQDIELGSMQAMNKTRHIMMQGGTHFSNAFATTPMCCPSRSSILTGKYVHNHHTYTNNENCSSPSWQAHHEPHTFAVHLNNSGYRTAFFGKYLNEYNGSYVPSGWREWVALVKNSRFYNYTLCRNGVREKHGTEYPKDYLTDIITNDSISYFRMSKRMYPHRPVMMVLSHAAPHGPEDAAPQYSSAFPNASQHITPSYNYAPNPDKHWILRYTGPMKPVHMQFTNMLQRRRLQTLLSVDDSVEKVYNMLVETGELDNTYLIYMSDHGYHIGQFGLVKGKSMPYEFDIRVPFYIRGPNVEAGAINSHIVLNIDLAPTLLDMAGVDIPADMDGKSILKLLDTDRPVNRFQFRKKGRVWRDSFLVERGKPLHKLVDGKEVAQENFLPKHQRVRDLCQRAEYQTACEQPGQKWQCIEDSSGMLRLFKCKGLAGLYAPRAQALMASGSTQPYRPGSHPGMCDCEPTLPVKRKRLLAKRKLKSGKNVSRNRLARSVPLLPDANVYALDLEEGYRPIGLKNGSRPVSRKQGDDGEEEYSGMGATATRSNDDLSNNLSPLTALKVTYRCSILMNDTVSCDGGLYRSLQAWKDHKLHIEHEIETLQTKIKNLREVKDHLKKARPKECDCNRNFYQHKNRGMFRPKAGRSHSLRLSSKDKKQWLMKEQKRRKKLRKLLKRLRNNDTCSMPGLTCFTHDNQHWQTAPFWTMGPFCACTSANNNTYWCLRTINDTHNYLFCEFATGFLEYFDLNTDPYQLINAVSTLDRNTLNNMHLQLMKLRSCKGHKECNQDTGGKERNYFSEYRPLHRRKRPKVKKPSSKSMGQIWEGWVG from the exons ATGGCAGAGTGGAGAATGGCCAgccttcttttcctcctttggcttttctccctcactcatgGATCCATGTACCTCTCCAGCCAGCGGTCAAGGTCTCGTCTGCAGAGAGACCGACGCAATGTTCGGCCCAATGTCATCTTAATCCTCACTGATGACCAGGACATTGAGTtag gcTCTATGCAGGCAATGAATAAAACCAGACATATCATGATGCAGGGAGGTACCCACTTCTCCAATGCGTTTGCGACCACTCCGATGTGTTGTCCGTCACGATCCTCCATTTTGACAGGGAAATATGTGCACAACCaccacacctacacaaacaacGAGAACTGTTCCTCTCCGTCATGGCAGGCTCACCATGAACCTCACACCTTTGCCGTGCATCTCAATAATTCAGGCTACAGGACCG ccTTCTTTGGGAAGTATCTTAATGAGTATAATGGTTCTTACGTGCCATCTGGATGGAGGGAATGGGTAGCGCTGGTGAAAAACTCACGTTTTTATAACTACACCCTGTGCAGGAACGGAGTCCGTGAGAAGCATGGAACAGAATATCCCAAG GATTATCTTACTGACATCATCACTAATGACAGCATCAGTTACTTTCGCATGTCAAAACGAATGTACCCTCATCGGCcggtgatgatggtgttgagtCACGCTGCCCCTCACGGTCCAGAGGATGCAGCACCACAGTACAGCAGTGCCTTTCCCAATGCCTCACAGCATAT AACTCCCAGTTACAATTATGCTCCTAACCCAGACAAGCACTGGATCCTGCGGTATACAGGTCCAATGAAGCCTGTGCACATGCAGTTCACCAATATGCTGCAGAGGAGGAGGCTGCAGACCCTGCTGTCAGTGGATGACAGCGTGGAAAAG GTGTATAACATGCTAGTGGAGACAGGGGAGCTAGACAACACGTACCTCATCTACATGTCTGACCACGGCTATCACATTGGCCAGTTTGGACTGGTTAAAGGCAAGTCCATGCCTTATGAGTTTGACATCCGAGTGCCCTTCTACATACGTGGCCCCAACGTGGAAGCAGGTGCCAT TAACTCGCACATAGTACTAAACATTGACTTAGCTCCGACTCTACTCGATATGGCTGGAGTGGACATCCCTGCTGATATGGACGGCAAATCCATCCTCAAACTGCTcgacacagacagaccagtcAACAG GTTTCAGTTTAGGAAGAAGGGGAGGGTGTGGAGGGACTCTTTTCTCGTCGAGAGAGG GAAGCCACTCCACAAGCTAGTGGATGGAAAGGAGGTGGCTCAGGAGAACTTTTTACCAAAGCACCAGCGTGTCAGAGATCTGTGTCAGAGAGCTGAGTATCAGACAGCCTGTGAGCAGCCAGGACAG aagtGGCAGTGTATAGAAGACTCCTCCGGTATGCTGAGGTTGTTTAAGTGTAAGGGACTGGCAGGTCTCTATGCTCCCCGTGCGCAGGCCCTGATGGCCAGCGGCAGTACTCAGCCCTACAGACCTGGCTCCCATCCAggcatgtgtgactgtgagccCACACTACCCGTTAAGAGGAAAAGATTGCTCGCTAAGAGGA AGCTAAAATCCGGGAAGAATGTGTCTCGAAATCGTCTGGCTCGCTCCGTCCCTCTCCTCCCCGACGCTAACGTGTATGCTCTAGACCTGGAAGAGGGCTATCGGCCCATCGGCCTGAAGAACGGCAGTCGGCCGGTCAGCAGGAAACAGGGGGATGATGGAGAAGAGGAATACAGCGGGATGGGAGCCACAGCCACACGCAGCAACGATGACCTCAGCAACAACCTCTCACCACTCACAGCACTCAAAGTTACTTACAG GTGTTCAATACTGATGAACGACACTGTAAGTTGTGATGGGGGGCTGTACAGATCACTACAGGCGTGGAAAGACCACAAACTGCACATTGAACATGAG ATTGAGACACTACAGACTAAAATAAAGAACCTGAGAGAGGTTAAGGATCACCTGAAAAAGGCTCGCCCCAAAGAGTGTGACTGCAACCGAAATTT CTACCAGCACAAGAACAGGGGGATGTTCAGACCCAAAGCAGGCCGGTCTCACTCACTCAG ATTGTCATCCAAAGATAAGAAGCAGTGGTTAATGAAGGAACAGAAGCGCAGGAAGAAATTACGTAAACTGCTCAAGCGCCTCCGTAACAATGACACCTGTAGCATGCCTGGGCTCACCTGCTTCACACACGACAACCAACACTGGCAGACTGCCCCCTTCTGGACAA TGGGTCCATTCTGTGCTTGTACCAGTGCCAACAATAACACTTACTGGTGTCTGAGGACCATCAACGACACACACAACTACTTGTTTTGTGAGTTTGCTACTGGCTTCTTGGAGTATTTTGACCTAAACACAGACCCTTACCAG CTTATAAATGCAGTAAGCACACTAGACCGCAACACTCTCAACAACATGCACCTGCAGCTCATGAAACTTCGCAGCTGCAAAGGTCATAAAGAATGTAACCAGGATACAG GAGGCAAAGAACGAAACTATTTCAGTGAATACAG GCCCCTTCATCGTCGAAAGAGGCCAAAAGTGAAGAAACCATCCTCCAAAtcgat GGGGCAGATTTGGGAAGGATGGGTGGGCTAA